From Dermochelys coriacea isolate rDerCor1 chromosome 8, rDerCor1.pri.v4, whole genome shotgun sequence, the proteins below share one genomic window:
- the LOC119859977 gene encoding LOW QUALITY PROTEIN: cytochrome P450 2J2-like (The sequence of the model RefSeq protein was modified relative to this genomic sequence to represent the inferred CDS: inserted 2 bases in 1 codon; deleted 1 base in 1 codon; substituted 2 bases at 2 genomic stop codons): MWLWQIMPFQTLAMFLGLFLLIADGMKRRRPKNFPPGPLPLPFLGHMLHLDFKQPHSTIEKLARKYGNIFSMQFGKLTFVIVNGFQLVKDVLIHRGEYFLDRPQIPLIYEIFGTFGLVTSNGHGWKQQRRFALSTLRNFGLGKRSLEEXIQEESRYLTDAIEEEKAEPFDPHFKINNAVSNILCSITFGDRFDYHDSHFQKLLQLIDETLYLQETIWNQLYNSCPTIMXIPGPHHIIFKNWEKLKCFVREMIAKHKEDWNPSEPRDFIDDYLKEIAKADADSSFHEENLFFSTLDLFFFAGTETTSTTLRLALLYMAIYPDIQERVQVEIDAVIGQSRQPAMGDRDNMPYTNAVIHEVQRISNIVPLNVPXMATSDTTLAGFYVPKGTILIPILTSVLFDKDEWETPQTFNPKHFLEDGPFRERETFLPFSAGKRGCLGEQLARIELFLFFTTLLQKFTFQAPKDMKLSLQFRMGLTLSPQPYQICVLSR; this comes from the exons ATGTGGCTCTGGCAGATCATGCCCTTTCAGACACTGGCCATGTTCTTAGGCCTGTTCCTGTTGATTGCTGATGGCATGAAAAGGAGACGGCCGAAGAATTTCCCTCCAGGACCTTTGCCCCTGCCCTTCCTGGGACACATGCTCCATCTGGATTTcaaacagccccatagcaccaTAGAGAAG CTTGCTAGAAAATATGGCAACATTTTCAGCATGCAGTTTGGTAAACTGACATTTGTGATTGTAAATGGATTCCAGCTGGTGAAGGATGTGCTTATCCATCGGGGTGAATACTTTCTTGATCGCCCACAAATTCCTCTTATCTACGAAATCTTCGGTACATTTG GATTAGTCACCTCTAATGGACATGGCTGGAAACAACAAAGAAGATTTGCTTTATCAACTCTAAGAAACTTTGGCCTGGGGAAGAGGAGCTTGGAAGAATGAATACAGGAGGAGAGCAGATACCTCACAGATGCAATTGAGGAAGAAAAAG CGGAACCTTTTGACCCTCACTTTAAAATTAACAATGCTGTTTCCAACATTCTCTGTTCTATCACTTTTGGGGACCGGTTTGACTATCATGATAGTCACTTCCAGAAGTTACTGCAGTTGATCGATGAGACTTTGTACCTCCAGGAAACTATTTGGAACCAG CTGTATAACTCCTGCCCCACCATAAT AATACCTGGACCCCAtcacatcatttttaaaaactgggaaaAACTGAAGTGTTTTGTGAGGGAAATGATTGCAAAGCACAAAGAGGACTGGAATCCATCTGAACCCAGAGACTTCATTGACGATTATCTGAAGGAAATTGCAAAG GCTGACGCTGACTCCAGTTTCCATGAAGAAAATCTCTTTttttccacactggatctt tttttttttgctggaactGAGACAACGTCTACAACCCTCCGCTTGGCTCTGCTGTACATGGCCATATATCCAGACATTCAAG AGAGAGTGCAAGTGGAGATTGATGCAGTGATTGGCCAGTCTCGCCAGCCAGCCATGGGCGACAGGGACAACATGCCATATACCAATGCAGTTATTCATGAAGTGCAAAGGATAAGCAACATCGTGCCTTTAAATGTGCCCTGAATGGCAACTAGTGACACAACACTGGCTGGATTCTATGTGCCAAAA GGCACCATTTTGATTCCCATTTTGACATCCGTGCTGTTTGACAAGGATGAGTGGGAAACCCCTCAGACTTTTAATCCTAAGCATTTTCTGGAGGATGGTCCGTTCAGGGAAAGAGAAACTTTCCTGCCATTCTCTGCAG GAAAGCGTGGTTGCCTTGGTGAGCAGCTGGCTAGAATAGAGCTGTTCCTGTTCTTCACCACTCTCCTCCAGAAATTCACATTCCAAGCTCCGAAGGACATGAAGCTAAGTCTTCAGTTCAGAATGGGACTTACTCTTTCCCCGCAGCCATACCAGATCTGTGTGCTGTCTCGGTAG